In Planctomycetota bacterium, the DNA window CGATCCAGACGACCCCGAGCGCATCTCGCACGACGCGGGCTGGGCGCCGCTCGACGGCCGCAGCGCCGTGCTGGTCGATATCAGCGACGATCAGGGCCGCCGCCGCTACGCCACCGCGCTGCTGGGCGCGACGCCGGCGGCGACCGACGCCCGGGCGCTGGTCGAGCGTCTCCAGGCGCTCGCGTGGCGCACGCCCCGGCCGTCCTCGCCGCGGCGGGTGGGCACGCCCTGATGGCCGAGAACGCCGAGAACGAGCGCGACGAACCCATCATCGGCATCGACCTTGGAACCACCAACTCGCTTGCGGCGTTCGCCGACGTGCGCGGTCCGCGCACGCTCGGTAGCCGGGCGACCGGCGGGGACTCTGATGGGCCGGCGGGCGACATCATCCCCAGCGTCGTCCGCTACGAGCCCGCGGCCGATGGGTCGCTGTCGGCGGTTGTCGGCGAGACGGCCCGCGACGCCGCGATGGACCATCCCCTCCACACCATCACGAGCGTCAAGCGGCTCATGGGTCGATCGCACGAGGAGGCGGCCGACGCGGGCTTCCGGCCCTACGCGATCGTGGCCGGCGAGCGCGCGATGGCCGCGGTCGCCATCCCGATGCCCGATGGCACGACGCGGATCCGCACGCCCCAGGAGGTCTCGGCCGACATCCTGCGGGCGGTCCGCGCCCGCGCGGAGCACGCGCTGGGCCGGCCGGTGCGTCGGGCCGTGGTCACCGTGCCGGCCTATTTCGACGACCCCCAGCGGCAGGCGACCCGCGACGCCGGACGCCTCGCGGGGCTCGAGGTCGTCCGCATCGTCAGCGAGCCCACGGCCGCGGCGCTCGCCTACGGCCTCGGCGCCGGCCAGCGGGCTAAACGGCAGCCCTCGACGGTGGCGATCTACGACCTGGGCGGGGGCACCTTCGACGTCTCCATCCTCCGCATCACGCCGGGCGCCGCTCCCGACGCGCCGGCCATCTTCCAGGTGCTGGCCGTCGACGGCGATACCCGCCTCGGAGGCGACGACGCGGACCACTTGCTCGTCGACCTCTTCGTCCGCGAGATGGACGGGCGGCTGGGGCTGGGCCTGCCCGAGGCCGGCGACCGGCTGGGCGCGCTGCCGCCCGATGTCCGCCGGGCACTGGTCGGCTTCGCTCAGGGCGTCAAGCACCGCCTGAGCGAGCAGGCGTCGGCATCCATCTCGATCGACGTCGGCGGGCGGGGGGCATACGAGCGCGAAGTCACGCGCGAGGAGTTCGAGGCCTTGATCCAGCCCTGGATCGACCGATCGATCCGCGCGTGCGAGCGGGCCCGGCACGCTGCAAAGAAGAAGCCCGGCGGCGACGCCATCGACGCGGTGGTGCTCGTGGGCGGGTCGACTCGGATCCCCGCGGTGCGGCGCGCCGTCGCGGAGGGCTTCGGCCTGGAGCCCTACACCGCGCTCGATCCCGATCGCGTCGTAGCGCTCGGCGCCGCGGTGCAGGCGTCGATCCTGCAGGGCACCTCCCGCGGGTCGCTGCTGCTCGACGCCATCCCGCTGGGCCTGGGCATCGAGACGGTGGGGGGCGCGGTGGCGAAGCTCATCGTGGCCAACAGCACCGTGCCGGCCCGCGCCACCGAGACCTTCTCGACCAGCGTCGATAACCAGACCGCCATCGTGCTGCGCGTGCGGCAGGGCGAGCGGGAGATGGCCGAGGACTGCCGGCTGCTCGGCGAGTTCCACCTCCGAGGCATCCCGCCGATGCCCGCGGGCGTGCCGCAGCTCCAGGTCGAATTCCTGGTGGATGCCAACGGTGTGCTGAGCGTGTCGGCCGTCGAGCAGCGTTCGGGCCAGCAGGCCTCGCTCCAGATCGTGCCCAACCACGGGCTGACCAGCGAGGAAGTCGATCGCATCGAGGCCGAGGCGCTCGAGCACGCCCGCGACGACATGGCCCGCCACCGCGTCGTCGATCTGGTGTCGCACTCGAAGCTGGACCTCAAGTGGATCGACGAGGCCATGGCCCGCGCGGGCGACGCGATCGATGCCGCCGTGGCCCAGAAGATCGCCTCGGCGGCCGACGGGGTCCGCGAACTCATCCGCCGCGCCGAGGCCGACTGGCGGAGCGTGGAGCCCGAGTCCTTCGCGCGGGCCAAGCAGGCGATGGACGAGGCCAGCGTGCCGCTGCACGAGGCGTCGATCGCCCGGTCGCTCCGCGGCACGCGCGGCGACGGGTAGCGGCGGCCCGAGCATCCAGGGAAGCCGGAGCGGTCGTGCGGGTTTGGCCCCGTGCGGCAGGCCGCCCGGCCCGTGGAGGGAACTTGCGGGCCGCCGGCATCGCACTAAACTTCGGTTTGCTCCGGGGCGTGCCCGGCCGCGGCCGGCGCGAATTGCGCGCCGCGGCGCTGGGTTCGTCCGATAGGGACTCGTCCGGGTATCCGGCAAGTCGGAACGGGAGGCACGCTCGCAGATGTCCAGGGCCGCACGCGGAACCAGCCCGTACCTCTTCCTGGCGAGCAGCGCCAAGGGCGGCCGCAAGGTCGGCGTGCGCAGCGCCAGCAGCGAGCGCTCGCTGGCGTCGGGGCTCAGCCGCGAGCGACTCGTGCTCGTGCGGGCGTTCAAGCTGCCGGCCTGGATGTCGGGCGGCGGCCGGATGGGCCTCAAGGACCAGGCACGATTCAACAGTGTGCTGGCGCAGCTCGTCTCGCGGGGCGTGCCGCTGGTCGAGGCGCTGGACGTGACGGCGTCCTCGATCGACCGCCGGCACGCCTCCAAGGTCCGCCGCGCCCGGGCGATGGTCGCGGGCGGCTCGATGTTCGCCGAGGCCTGCGGCCGCGTGGGCATCGTCGATCCGGTGACCGCGGCTGTCTACCGCGCCGCGGAGCGCACGGGCGACCTCGGCGGCGCGTGCGACCAGCTGGCCCGCACGGCGGAGCGGCAGCTCAAGGTCCGCAGCAAGGCCGTCACGCTGCTGTTCTACCCGCTGATCGTGCTGGCCGTCAGCCTGCTGGTGGGCTGGGCGATGCTGACCTTCATCGTGCCGATGATCGGCTCCAACCTCGAGGGCCTGGGCGGCGAGCTGCCGCTGGTCACCGTGGTGCTCATGACCGTCGGCGACGCCATCCGCGGCAACCTGCCGCTCTTCTTCCTGGGTCTGCTCGTGCTCGTCGTACTGGCCGCGGTGTTCCGCGCACCGCTATGGCGGGGCCTCTGGAGCGTCGTCCGCCGGCTGCCGGCGATGCGGCAGCTGGTGCTGGCGCAGGAATCCACGCAGTTCTTCTCGGTGATGGCGGCCATGACCCGCTCGGGCGTGACGCTGGCCGATGCGCTGGTCGTCGGCTACCGCACGGTGAGCCACACGAAGCTCCGCCGCCAGCTCCAGACGCTCCAGCGGCGGCTGGTCGAGGGCGGCCAGCTCGCGCGGCTGCTCGAGGACGTCGAGGCCGTCCCGCTAAGCGTCCGCAAGCTGCTGATCGCCGCCGAACGCTCGGGCGACATCGAGAAGGCCTTCGACAGCCTCGCCGACGATATGGCCGAGGAGGTCGAGCGCCGCAGCGAGCGGGCGCTGGCGGTGCTCGAGCCGGCGCTGATCATCTTCATGTTCCTGATGATCGGCACGATGGTGATCGCGATCATGCTGCCGTTGTTTACGGCGACGGCCAACATGGATCTAGGGGGGTGAGCGCCGGGCGGCAATCCCGCTCTCGCGCATCGGGTGAAGAAAGACACGAGGTGGACGACATGCACACGAAACAACGAACGCATCGCGCCGCACGCGGCTTCTCGCTGCTGGAGATCACGCTGGTGGTGCTGATCATCGGCGTGCTGATGGGCATCGCGGGCGTGGCCTTCCTGCCGCGTTTGCTGCAGGCCCAGTCAACGGCGACCGAGTCGACCATGACCACGGTCAAGCAGTCGCTGGAACAGTACAAGGCCCAGAATAACGCCTATCCGACGCAGCTGGCCCAGCTGGTGCCAAACTATCTATCCGACCCGCCGACCGATGGCTGGGACCGCCAGTTCTGGTACGCCACGCCGGGCCAGGCCGGCCGGCCGTTCGACCTGATTAGCGCAGGCGAGGACGGAAACTACAGCACGGCCGACGACATCAGCGTCTGGACCCTCGGCCAGGACGGGCAGGCGAACTGAAAGGCATGCCCACCTGCCGCACCCTGCGCACGAGCCGCCGTGGCATCACCTTCCTCGAGGTGGTGCTGGCGTCGGCGTTGCTCGGCATCGTGTCGATGGGCATCTTCAGCGCGATGAACTACGTCGTGCTGCAGCAGCGGCGGGCCGAGCAAGCACTCGGCGCCGCCGAGGTCGCCAACCGCGTCGTGGTCATGTTCCTGGACAACCCCGACGACATGCCCTCGAACGGCCAGCCGATCGCCTACGGACGGCACCTGTACCACTGGGACTACGCCGCCGCCCCGATCACGCTCTACGACCCGCAGGCCACCGACGACATCGCGCCGCTGCGGCTCGATCGGCTGCGCGAGCTCACGGTGACGGTGTGGCTGCACGAGGACACCGGCGGGGCCCGGCGGCCCGGCCCCGACGCGCCGACCATCACCGTCCGCCGCATGCTCGATCCCGCGCCGACCCGTAACCCCGACACCCTGGCCCGTGCGATGGACGCCGGCCGCGTCGGCGGCATCTGGTTTGGCGACGGCGGCGGCACGCGATCCGGCGGTTCGCGGGGCGGGACGGCGGACGGCGGAGGGGGCGGCGGCCTCGGGGGCGGCAACTGATGCGGCGGGCCGGCTTCACGCTGATCGAGGTCTCGCTGGCCGTGATGGTCGGCGCGGTCATCCTCGCCGCCGCCGTGGGCATGTTCACGACGATGGAGCGGGCGGACGCCATCGCGACGGTCCGCGCCGAGGAGACCTTCCACCTCGAGCGGATGCAGCGGGTGGCGACGCAGGCGATGGGCTCGCTGCTGATCGCCACCCGTGAGGAGGCCGACGAGGCCGCCGAGGCCGAGGCCGAAGCCGGCCAGGCCGCGTCCCAGACCGACGGCCAGCCCGGCGGTCAGGCCGATGTGCTCGACGACGGGCTGGACGAGGACGGCCAGCCGCTCGACGACGACGAGGAGTCCATGATCCGCCCCCGCGTGCTGCTCGAGCGCGACCCGGTGCTCGCCGGCCGCCCGATGACCCGCCGGGTGCGCATCGGCCATCAGGGGCTGGGGCCCGCCGAGTCGGCGATGGCCCAGCGGCTGGAGCTGACGCTGAGCGCCCCGCCCGTGCAGCAATCGATCGAGGACATGGAGCGCCGGTGGGATCTCGCCTTGCTGGGCGCACGGCCGCTCGATGCGGGCGATAACATCGACGATCTGGGCGCCATCCGCGGCGCCTTCGTGCTCCGCGACGAGCGGCGGGTGAACGAGCTGGGGCTGCCGGTGTTCAGCATGTGGTGGCGGCCGGTCGCCGCGGGCCTCGAGGCGGATCCGCGGCTGGCCTACGCGGTCGATCCCGCGGCCGTCGACGGCGCGGTGCTGCTCGTCGAGAACCTGGTTTGGGCCAGGTGGCGCTTCTACAAGCAGGGCGGGTGGCGGGAGGAATTCGACGCCTACGGCGAGATCGACCTGGCCGCGTATGCCGAGCTAGAGCTGACCACGACGCAGAACCAGACGGTCGCGTGGATCTTCGAGCTGGCCTGGACGCTCGGGCTCGATCCCGACGCCGAGGACGAAGGGGAAGGGGACGGCGCGGACGGCGAGGGTGAGCCCGACGAGATCGACCCCACCGACGAACCGGGCGATGGCGGCGGTAGTCGGCCGCCGGCGGGTCGCGGTCCGCGCGATGGCCACGGCGGCGGCGTGGCGGGGGGCAACTGATGCGGGGTTGCGTACCGATCCGCCGCGGGTTCGCGCTGCCGCTGGTCGTGCTGCTGGCGATGGTGGCCACGATCGCCATGGCGGTGATGATGCAGCGGCAAGGCCAGCAGAACCTGACGCTCGTGCGGCAGGTGCAGTGGACCAAGGACCGCCACCTCGAGCGCGGGCTGCGGGAGGTCATCGGCGCGTGGCTGCCCAGCGCCGGCCGCCGGCTGGGCGAGATCTCGAGCCAGGGCGGGCATGCGCTGGACATCCAGTTCGACGACGGGCGGTCGGTCCGCGTCGAGGTCTTCGACGCCCAGGGCTCGGCACTCGCGAACTTCGACGGCATCCGTGAGTCGCAGCTCGACGAGGCCGTCACGGTGCTCGAGGCGGTCGAGGAAGCCGCCGGCGGCGGAGACACCTTCGAACGCTGGACCCGCGACATCGGGCCGCTGCAGATCAGTGCCCGTACCGCGCCCGAGCCGCTGATCGCGGCGGCGGCGTCCGCGGCACTCAGCCCGGGCCGAGCCGCCGATCTGGCCCGCGATCTCGTGCTCGCTCGCGAGGAACCCGACGCGGCCGGCGGCAGCCACTGGATGCGGCGGCTGATCTCCGATTACTCGGAGACCGGCCAGGAGCGCACCCTGCTCACGGCGGTGTTCACCGCCGAGGCGGATCTGTGGAGCCTGCGCATCACGGTGTACGACCAGGACGGCGATCCCCGCGACCGCTACGAGG includes these proteins:
- a CDS encoding Hsp70 family protein, whose amino-acid sequence is MAHAPAVLAAAGGHALMAENAENERDEPIIGIDLGTTNSLAAFADVRGPRTLGSRATGGDSDGPAGDIIPSVVRYEPAADGSLSAVVGETARDAAMDHPLHTITSVKRLMGRSHEEAADAGFRPYAIVAGERAMAAVAIPMPDGTTRIRTPQEVSADILRAVRARAEHALGRPVRRAVVTVPAYFDDPQRQATRDAGRLAGLEVVRIVSEPTAAALAYGLGAGQRAKRQPSTVAIYDLGGGTFDVSILRITPGAAPDAPAIFQVLAVDGDTRLGGDDADHLLVDLFVREMDGRLGLGLPEAGDRLGALPPDVRRALVGFAQGVKHRLSEQASASISIDVGGRGAYEREVTREEFEALIQPWIDRSIRACERARHAAKKKPGGDAIDAVVLVGGSTRIPAVRRAVAEGFGLEPYTALDPDRVVALGAAVQASILQGTSRGSLLLDAIPLGLGIETVGGAVAKLIVANSTVPARATETFSTSVDNQTAIVLRVRQGEREMAEDCRLLGEFHLRGIPPMPAGVPQLQVEFLVDANGVLSVSAVEQRSGQQASLQIVPNHGLTSEEVDRIEAEALEHARDDMARHRVVDLVSHSKLDLKWIDEAMARAGDAIDAAVAQKIASAADGVRELIRRAEADWRSVEPESFARAKQAMDEASVPLHEASIARSLRGTRGDG
- a CDS encoding type II secretion system F family protein — translated: MSRAARGTSPYLFLASSAKGGRKVGVRSASSERSLASGLSRERLVLVRAFKLPAWMSGGGRMGLKDQARFNSVLAQLVSRGVPLVEALDVTASSIDRRHASKVRRARAMVAGGSMFAEACGRVGIVDPVTAAVYRAAERTGDLGGACDQLARTAERQLKVRSKAVTLLFYPLIVLAVSLLVGWAMLTFIVPMIGSNLEGLGGELPLVTVVLMTVGDAIRGNLPLFFLGLLVLVVLAAVFRAPLWRGLWSVVRRLPAMRQLVLAQESTQFFSVMAAMTRSGVTLADALVVGYRTVSHTKLRRQLQTLQRRLVEGGQLARLLEDVEAVPLSVRKLLIAAERSGDIEKAFDSLADDMAEEVERRSERALAVLEPALIIFMFLMIGTMVIAIMLPLFTATANMDLGG
- a CDS encoding type II secretion system protein GspG — encoded protein: MHTKQRTHRAARGFSLLEITLVVLIIGVLMGIAGVAFLPRLLQAQSTATESTMTTVKQSLEQYKAQNNAYPTQLAQLVPNYLSDPPTDGWDRQFWYATPGQAGRPFDLISAGEDGNYSTADDISVWTLGQDGQAN
- a CDS encoding type II secretion system protein, which codes for MPTCRTLRTSRRGITFLEVVLASALLGIVSMGIFSAMNYVVLQQRRAEQALGAAEVANRVVVMFLDNPDDMPSNGQPIAYGRHLYHWDYAAAPITLYDPQATDDIAPLRLDRLRELTVTVWLHEDTGGARRPGPDAPTITVRRMLDPAPTRNPDTLARAMDAGRVGGIWFGDGGGTRSGGSRGGTADGGGGGGLGGGN
- a CDS encoding prepilin-type N-terminal cleavage/methylation domain-containing protein, whose product is MRRAGFTLIEVSLAVMVGAVILAAAVGMFTTMERADAIATVRAEETFHLERMQRVATQAMGSLLIATREEADEAAEAEAEAGQAASQTDGQPGGQADVLDDGLDEDGQPLDDDEESMIRPRVLLERDPVLAGRPMTRRVRIGHQGLGPAESAMAQRLELTLSAPPVQQSIEDMERRWDLALLGARPLDAGDNIDDLGAIRGAFVLRDERRVNELGLPVFSMWWRPVAAGLEADPRLAYAVDPAAVDGAVLLVENLVWARWRFYKQGGWREEFDAYGEIDLAAYAELELTTTQNQTVAWIFELAWTLGLDPDAEDEGEGDGADGEGEPDEIDPTDEPGDGGGSRPPAGRGPRDGHGGGVAGGN